Proteins co-encoded in one Pseudomonadota bacterium genomic window:
- a CDS encoding hemerythrin domain-containing protein, which translates to MQFRFTEPAEDFSDGVAVLRSYHDCMLRQGEALLQLAMAIRDGGITKDLANQAVAMHTFYTRANWLHHRDEEQCLFPALLDNSPLMDGMIERLALDHEEIEQAWEQLAPFLATPEAIDDRQGLWERARSFEKLQREHLTRENEDFLPEVSTQLSDRQRTQIGQRMAEIRGLDCERA; encoded by the coding sequence GTGCAATTCCGTTTCACAGAACCTGCCGAGGATTTTTCTGACGGCGTGGCTGTTTTGCGCAGTTATCACGATTGCATGCTTCGTCAAGGTGAGGCGCTGTTGCAACTGGCCATGGCGATCCGTGACGGCGGCATCACCAAAGATTTGGCAAATCAAGCCGTCGCCATGCACACGTTCTATACCCGTGCCAACTGGTTACACCACCGAGATGAAGAGCAATGCCTTTTCCCGGCGTTGCTCGACAACTCCCCGTTGATGGATGGCATGATAGAGCGGCTTGCGCTCGATCACGAAGAAATCGAGCAAGCTTGGGAACAACTTGCCCCGTTCCTCGCCACCCCGGAAGCGATCGATGATCGCCAAGGGCTCTGGGAAAGAGCCCGGTCTTTCGAAAAGCTGCAACGTGAACATCTCACGCGAGAGAACGAAGATTTTCTTCCGGAAGTCAGTACTCAGCTGAGCGATCGTCAACGGACCCAAATTGGCCAGCGGATGGCCGAGATTCGCGGTCTGGATTGCGAACGCGCCTGA
- the narI gene encoding respiratory nitrate reductase subunit gamma, which produces MQTLLFGVYPYIALTVFLLGSLIRFDREQYTWKADSSQLLDRKNLRLGSNLFHIGILALLGGHAVGLLTPHEVFLALGVSDMLHQAVAMGAGSVFGIICMIGGVILWRRRMFNPRVRANTRFMDIFILDWLLITLAVGLCTVPVSLWHAAHGDASVMIALTEWVQSVAWLRPEPALLDNVNFIFKLHIFLGLSVFLLFPFTRLVHIWSAPVGYLFRPYQVVRSKFVRYSR; this is translated from the coding sequence ATGCAAACGCTTTTATTCGGTGTTTATCCCTATATCGCGCTGACGGTATTTCTGTTGGGCAGTTTGATCCGGTTCGACCGCGAGCAATACACCTGGAAGGCCGATTCCAGTCAGCTCCTCGATCGAAAAAATCTGCGCCTAGGGAGTAACCTGTTTCACATTGGTATCCTGGCACTGCTCGGTGGGCATGCCGTTGGTTTGTTGACCCCCCACGAAGTGTTTCTGGCCTTGGGTGTTTCTGACATGTTGCACCAGGCGGTGGCAATGGGGGCCGGTTCGGTGTTTGGCATTATATGCATGATTGGCGGGGTTATTCTCTGGCGCCGACGTATGTTCAACCCACGGGTTCGGGCGAATACCCGGTTTATGGATATTTTTATTCTTGACTGGCTGCTCATTACCCTGGCAGTGGGTTTGTGCACCGTGCCGGTGTCGTTGTGGCATGCTGCCCACGGCGATGCGTCGGTCATGATTGCGCTGACCGAGTGGGTGCAGAGTGTTGCTTGGCTGCGCCCGGAACCGGCGCTGCTAGATAATGTGAACTTTATCTTTAAGTTGCATATTTTCCTCGGGCTGAGCGTGTTTTTGCTGTTTCCGTTCACCCGTTTGGTTCATATCTGGAGTGCACCGGTGGGCTATCTTTTCAGGCCTTACCAAGTGGTCCGCTCCAAGTTCGTTCGCTATTCACGCTGA
- the narJ gene encoding nitrate reductase molybdenum cofactor assembly chaperone, with protein sequence MMLYRLLSVLLDYPNDEVCAHLDEFSDMVRSLEYASEPQRQAITGFVDWARAQSPTEWQAKYVQTFDLTPDHSLYLTHHLLEEQDRDRGPTLVKLVEYFRACGFEITEGQLPDYLPLLLEYVSTLPDERNAVSFLRQSHDAIAVVAHNLEQIDSPYGPLLNVVLEHSSQDAMTRHGLSSQGS encoded by the coding sequence ATGATGCTCTACCGTCTCTTATCGGTTTTGTTGGACTATCCGAACGATGAGGTTTGCGCTCATCTCGACGAGTTTTCTGACATGGTCCGTTCACTGGAATATGCCAGTGAGCCGCAGCGCCAGGCAATTACCGGCTTTGTTGATTGGGCGCGGGCTCAATCGCCAACGGAATGGCAGGCCAAATATGTTCAGACCTTCGACCTGACCCCGGATCACTCCTTGTACCTAACCCATCACCTGCTGGAAGAGCAGGACAGGGACCGCGGTCCAACATTGGTCAAACTTGTGGAATATTTTCGCGCCTGCGGCTTTGAGATCACCGAGGGTCAGCTACCCGACTATCTGCCGCTGCTTTTGGAGTACGTCTCGACCCTACCAGACGAACGCAATGCCGTGAGTTTTCTGCGTCAGAGCCACGATGCGATTGCGGTAGTCGCTCACAATCTGGAACAGATCGACAGCCCATACGGGCCGCTTCTAAACGTGGTTCTCGAACACAGCAGTCAAGACGCCATGACCCGGCATGGTTTAAGCAGCCAGGGTTCTTGA
- the narH gene encoding nitrate reductase subunit beta, with product MKVRANFALVFNLDKCIGCHTCSVTCKNVWTNRKGVEYVWFNNVESKPGVGYPKNWEDQERWNGGWVADKGKLQLKSGSRVKRLMNIFMNPDLPEIDDYYEPFTYDYGHLQTSPLAEAAPTARPRSLIDGSRMDKIEWGPNWEDDMAGEFEKRGQDRNFEAVEKEVYSEFENSFSMYLPRICNHCINPSCVASCPSGAMYKREEDGIVLVDQNRCRSWRMCVSNCPYKKVFYNWESGKAEKCTACYPRVESGLPTVCSESCVGRIRYNGIMLYDADRISELAAVEDPKDLYEAQMEIFLDPNDPAVIEQARQDGVPESWIEAAQKSPIYKLAVDWKVAFPLHPEFRTLPMVWYVPPLSPVQSQIDQGHLPTHRDGVIPKVEALRMPIRYLANLLTAGKEEPIVLALKRMLAMRSYMRSVNVEGEPDLEVLQEVGLTETQVKEMYRYMAIANYEDRFVIPTSHEELRQEDFHAFQGQNGFSFGNEGCSVSAYEGTSLFPEKRKGTVDDLAFVPISEIKGRRAESASAEAATVKKPEPAE from the coding sequence ATGAAGGTTCGTGCAAACTTCGCTTTGGTTTTCAATCTGGACAAATGCATCGGGTGCCATACTTGCTCGGTGACATGTAAGAACGTGTGGACGAACCGAAAAGGTGTCGAGTACGTCTGGTTCAACAATGTCGAATCTAAACCGGGTGTCGGTTATCCCAAGAACTGGGAAGATCAAGAGCGCTGGAACGGTGGTTGGGTTGCCGATAAAGGCAAGCTGCAGCTGAAATCGGGTAGCCGCGTTAAGCGTCTGATGAACATCTTCATGAATCCCGATCTTCCCGAGATCGACGATTACTACGAGCCGTTCACTTACGACTACGGACACCTGCAGACCAGCCCGCTGGCTGAGGCGGCACCCACCGCGCGGCCCCGTTCCCTGATCGACGGCAGTCGTATGGACAAGATCGAATGGGGCCCCAACTGGGAAGACGACATGGCGGGCGAATTCGAGAAACGCGGCCAGGATCGTAACTTCGAAGCGGTTGAAAAGGAGGTTTACTCGGAGTTCGAAAACTCGTTTAGCATGTATCTTCCGCGGATTTGTAACCACTGCATCAATCCATCGTGCGTTGCTTCCTGTCCCTCCGGTGCCATGTATAAACGCGAGGAAGACGGGATTGTTCTGGTCGATCAGAACCGCTGCCGGAGCTGGCGCATGTGCGTTAGCAACTGCCCATATAAAAAGGTGTTTTACAACTGGGAGTCCGGCAAGGCGGAGAAATGCACCGCCTGTTATCCGCGTGTCGAGTCGGGTCTGCCGACGGTGTGCAGTGAGTCTTGTGTCGGGCGTATCCGTTACAACGGCATCATGTTGTACGACGCCGATCGCATTTCCGAGCTGGCAGCGGTTGAAGATCCCAAAGATCTGTACGAAGCACAAATGGAAATTTTTCTCGATCCTAATGACCCCGCCGTCATCGAGCAGGCTCGACAAGACGGCGTGCCTGAATCGTGGATCGAGGCTGCGCAGAAATCCCCCATCTACAAGCTGGCGGTTGACTGGAAAGTGGCTTTTCCGCTGCATCCGGAGTTCCGGACCTTGCCGATGGTTTGGTATGTTCCGCCGTTATCGCCCGTGCAAAGTCAAATCGATCAGGGGCATCTGCCCACCCACCGCGATGGTGTGATTCCCAAGGTCGAAGCGCTACGCATGCCGATTCGTTATCTCGCCAACCTGTTAACGGCGGGCAAAGAAGAACCAATCGTCTTGGCCCTCAAGCGAATGCTGGCTATGCGCAGCTACATGCGTTCGGTCAACGTTGAGGGTGAACCTGATCTGGAAGTCTTGCAGGAAGTGGGGTTGACGGAGACTCAGGTTAAAGAGATGTATCGCTATATGGCGATTGCCAACTACGAGGATCGCTTTGTCATTCCCACCAGCCACGAAGAGCTTCGGCAGGAAGATTTTCATGCTTTCCAAGGCCAAAACGGATTCTCGTTCGGCAATGAGGGTTGCAGCGTCAGTGCTTACGAAGGCACTTCTTTGTTTCCTGAAAAGCGCAAAGGAACCGTGGACGATCTGGCGTTCGTTCCGATTAGCGAAATCAAGGGGCGTCGGGCGGAGTCGGCATCTGCGGAGGCGGCTACCGTTAAAAAGCCTGAGCCTGCGGAATGA
- a CDS encoding nitrate reductase subunit alpha gives MSHFLDRLRFFNRVQGTFSDGHGIVTNDDRQWEEGYRNRWRFDKVVRSTHGVNCTGGCSWNIHVKSGLVAFEMQATDYPRTRPDLPNHEPRGCQRGASYSWYLYSPHRVKHPLIRGRLLDLYRAEKALGKDPVEAWAAIQTDPDKRKRYTAVRGLGGFVRAKWEELVEIIAAANVYTAQTHGPDRVVGFSPIPAMSMISYAAGTRYLSLIGGTSLSFYDWYCDLPPSSPQVWGEQTDVPEAADWYNSGYIIVCGANLPMTRTPDAHFYSEVRYKGTKVVAIAPDYAEYVKFADLWMPARQGTDSALFLSMAHVVLKEFFVDKQVPYFQEYSRKYTDLPMLVKLRPHEDGYTSDRFLRASDFDGALGESNNPEWKTLVLDESTGNVVVPNGSIGFRWGEQGKWNLLPKNASDQAEIQAALSVCGSEDTVVSVAFPRFDDPERRTTHCQVPVKRLKLDGEEVLVATVFDLQVAQYGVDRGLGGEIAGDYDDENTPYTPAWGEQFTGVKRADIIRTAREFADNAAKTRGKSMVILGAGINHWYHNDMTYRSIMNLLHLCGCVGQSGGGWAHYVGQEKLRPQAGWAPVAFALDWHRPPRQMNGTTFFYFHTDQWRYEQLSADSLLAETAKGKYKGYSLADYNVVSQRLGWLPSGPYFNRNPLDICDDAKAAGADDEKAIADYVVDQLKRGELAFSGEDIDAPENYPRNMFVWRANLLGTSAKGHEYFLKHLLGAQNGVMQDVLPEAEGQEIKWRPDAPIAKLDLLVDINFRLNSTGAYSDIILPTATWYEKNDLNTTDMHPFIHPLTEAVNPGWESRSDWQIFRLISKRFSELAGKHLGTRKDLVAVPMMHDSPGELAQPLGVKDWKRGECEPVPGKTMPVLKVVERDYANTYKKFTALGPLLVSAGNNVKGIDWNTEEEYEHLKLTSYTIEEEGISKGLPSLEEDINVCDTILSLAPETNGEVAWKSWQALSAKTGIDHTPLAANRRDDKITFADIKAQPRKIITAPTWSGIESEEVSYTAGYTNIHEHIPFRTLTGRAQFYQDHEWMLDFGEGFCAFRPPVDLKATGAMVQKLGDKPHLVLNWITPHSKWGIHSSYNDNLRMLTLFRGGPVVWVSETDAKRIGLVDNDWVEALNTNGATVARVVVSQRIPEGMAMMYHAQEKIVNVPGSNTTGKRGGILNSVTRVVVKPTHMIGGYAQYSYGFNYYGTVGSQRDEYVVLHKIEDQDVDWLERPLTPQREAALNPPGVPQAPYVQEPAFEDTDEREQVVL, from the coding sequence ATGAGTCATTTTTTGGACCGGCTCCGTTTTTTTAACAGGGTCCAAGGTACTTTTTCCGACGGTCACGGCATTGTGACCAACGACGATCGCCAATGGGAGGAGGGTTATCGAAATCGTTGGCGGTTCGACAAGGTCGTGCGGTCGACCCATGGTGTGAATTGTACTGGCGGTTGCAGCTGGAATATTCATGTAAAAAGCGGTTTGGTCGCCTTCGAGATGCAGGCCACGGACTATCCTCGTACCCGTCCTGATCTGCCCAATCATGAACCCCGGGGTTGCCAACGGGGCGCCAGTTACTCGTGGTATCTCTACAGTCCGCATCGGGTCAAGCATCCGCTGATACGGGGTCGGCTGCTTGACCTATATCGGGCGGAGAAAGCCCTGGGGAAAGATCCCGTCGAAGCATGGGCGGCGATACAAACCGACCCCGACAAACGCAAACGCTATACCGCGGTTCGAGGATTGGGCGGTTTCGTTCGGGCCAAGTGGGAAGAACTCGTGGAAATTATCGCGGCGGCGAATGTATACACCGCCCAAACTCACGGTCCGGACCGCGTTGTTGGTTTTTCCCCGATTCCGGCCATGTCGATGATTTCTTATGCGGCCGGAACCCGCTATTTATCGCTGATCGGCGGCACCAGCCTGTCGTTCTACGATTGGTATTGCGATCTGCCGCCATCCTCGCCCCAGGTCTGGGGCGAGCAAACCGACGTGCCCGAGGCCGCCGATTGGTACAACTCCGGCTACATCATCGTTTGCGGCGCCAACCTGCCCATGACGCGGACGCCGGATGCCCACTTCTACTCGGAGGTTCGGTATAAGGGAACGAAGGTCGTCGCCATCGCGCCAGACTATGCCGAATACGTAAAATTCGCCGATTTGTGGATGCCGGCTCGTCAGGGCACCGACTCGGCGTTGTTTTTGTCCATGGCTCACGTAGTGCTGAAGGAATTTTTTGTCGACAAGCAGGTTCCGTATTTTCAGGAATACAGCCGAAAATATACCGATCTGCCCATGCTCGTGAAGTTGCGGCCTCATGAGGATGGCTACACCAGTGACCGTTTCTTGAGGGCATCGGACTTCGACGGTGCGCTTGGCGAGAGCAACAACCCGGAATGGAAAACGCTGGTGCTCGACGAGTCCACCGGCAACGTGGTGGTGCCCAATGGGTCCATCGGATTCCGCTGGGGCGAGCAGGGTAAATGGAATTTGCTGCCGAAGAACGCCAGCGATCAGGCAGAGATTCAAGCGGCACTGAGCGTCTGCGGCTCGGAAGATACCGTAGTCTCGGTCGCTTTTCCGCGCTTTGATGACCCCGAACGGCGGACGACCCATTGCCAGGTTCCGGTCAAACGCCTGAAGCTCGATGGCGAAGAGGTGCTGGTTGCGACGGTGTTCGATCTGCAGGTTGCACAGTACGGCGTTGATCGCGGCTTAGGCGGTGAGATCGCCGGCGATTACGACGACGAAAACACCCCCTACACACCAGCCTGGGGTGAACAGTTCACTGGAGTTAAACGGGCTGACATCATCCGTACGGCTCGCGAGTTCGCCGACAACGCAGCCAAAACACGCGGCAAATCGATGGTGATTCTTGGTGCGGGAATCAACCACTGGTACCACAACGACATGACCTATCGTTCCATCATGAACCTGCTGCACCTGTGCGGATGCGTTGGGCAAAGTGGGGGCGGATGGGCACATTATGTGGGTCAGGAGAAACTTCGGCCGCAAGCCGGTTGGGCGCCGGTGGCCTTTGCGTTGGATTGGCATCGTCCACCGCGGCAAATGAACGGTACCACGTTCTTTTATTTCCACACCGATCAATGGCGTTATGAGCAGTTAAGTGCGGACAGCTTGCTGGCCGAGACCGCCAAGGGTAAATACAAAGGCTACTCGCTGGCAGATTACAACGTGGTTTCACAACGTTTGGGGTGGCTGCCGTCTGGGCCGTACTTCAATCGAAATCCACTGGACATCTGTGACGATGCGAAGGCGGCTGGGGCGGATGACGAAAAAGCGATTGCCGATTACGTCGTCGACCAACTCAAGCGCGGCGAATTGGCGTTCTCCGGCGAAGATATCGATGCGCCAGAAAATTACCCCCGTAACATGTTCGTCTGGCGGGCCAATCTGTTGGGTACCAGCGCCAAAGGCCACGAGTATTTCTTGAAGCATCTGTTGGGTGCGCAAAATGGCGTCATGCAAGACGTCTTGCCCGAAGCGGAAGGGCAGGAGATCAAGTGGCGTCCGGATGCGCCTATCGCCAAGTTGGATTTGCTGGTGGACATCAACTTCCGTTTGAATTCCACTGGCGCGTATTCGGACATTATTTTGCCCACCGCCACGTGGTATGAGAAAAACGACCTCAACACCACTGACATGCACCCGTTCATCCATCCCTTGACCGAAGCGGTCAACCCGGGGTGGGAAAGCCGCAGTGACTGGCAAATCTTCCGGCTGATCTCAAAGCGGTTCTCGGAGCTGGCCGGTAAGCATCTTGGTACCCGTAAGGACCTGGTGGCCGTTCCCATGATGCACGACAGCCCAGGCGAGTTGGCGCAACCTTTGGGCGTGAAAGACTGGAAGCGGGGTGAATGCGAACCTGTTCCGGGTAAGACCATGCCGGTATTGAAGGTGGTTGAGCGGGACTACGCCAACACCTACAAGAAGTTCACGGCGCTGGGGCCGTTGCTGGTATCCGCCGGCAACAACGTGAAAGGGATCGATTGGAATACTGAAGAGGAATACGAACACCTCAAATTGACCTCTTACACGATCGAGGAAGAGGGTATCAGCAAGGGGCTGCCTTCTTTGGAAGAAGACATCAACGTCTGTGACACCATTTTGTCTCTGGCGCCGGAAACCAACGGTGAGGTGGCTTGGAAATCCTGGCAGGCGTTGTCTGCTAAAACGGGTATCGATCACACGCCGCTGGCGGCCAATCGCCGCGATGACAAGATCACGTTTGCGGATATCAAAGCGCAACCCCGAAAGATCATTACCGCCCCCACCTGGAGCGGTATCGAATCCGAGGAGGTGAGCTATACCGCCGGTTATACCAACATTCACGAGCACATTCCGTTCCGTACCTTGACCGGCCGGGCGCAGTTCTATCAGGACCATGAATGGATGTTGGATTTTGGGGAAGGGTTTTGCGCCTTCCGTCCACCCGTTGACCTAAAAGCGACGGGTGCGATGGTTCAGAAATTGGGTGATAAGCCCCACTTGGTGCTGAACTGGATCACGCCGCACTCCAAATGGGGTATCCACAGCAGCTATAACGACAATCTGCGGATGTTGACCTTGTTCCGTGGCGGCCCTGTTGTTTGGGTTTCGGAAACCGATGCCAAGCGGATCGGCTTGGTCGACAACGACTGGGTTGAAGCGTTGAACACCAACGGGGCGACCGTCGCGCGGGTTGTGGTCAGTCAGCGAATTCCGGAGGGCATGGCCATGATGTACCACGCGCAGGAGAAAATCGTGAACGTTCCGGGGTCCAATACCACCGGTAAGCGGGGAGGGATTCTCAATAGCGTCACCCGAGTCGTGGTCAAACCCACCCATATGATTGGTGGCTACGCCCAGTACAGCTACGGTTTCAACTACTACGGTACGGTGGGTTCGCAGCGAGACGAATACGTTGTCCTCCATAAGATTGAGGACCAGGATGTGGATTGGTTGGAGCGCCCCTTAACGCCTCAGCGCGAAGCGGCGCTGAATCCGCCCGGCGTCCCACAAGCGCCGTACGTGCAGGAACCGGCGTTCGAGGACACTGACGAGCGGGAGCAAGTCGTTTTATGA
- the nirD gene encoding nitrite reductase small subunit NirD, which yields MSTPPTSSGGQWVEAGLLDAIPVLGSRVIKTPDGDIAVFRNRQDEVFALRDRCPHKGGPLSQGIVCGKTVTCPLHNWVIQLQDGQAVAPDEGVTTTYPTRVENGVVYVAIAGA from the coding sequence ATATCTACGCCGCCCACATCATCCGGCGGGCAATGGGTTGAGGCGGGCTTGCTGGATGCGATTCCGGTGTTGGGCTCGCGAGTGATCAAAACCCCGGACGGAGACATTGCGGTTTTTCGAAACCGGCAGGACGAGGTCTTTGCACTCCGTGATCGTTGTCCCCATAAAGGGGGGCCGCTTTCTCAAGGCATTGTATGCGGAAAGACAGTCACTTGCCCGTTACACAATTGGGTTATTCAGCTTCAAGATGGTCAAGCGGTTGCGCCGGATGAAGGCGTCACCACAACGTATCCTACGCGTGTCGAGAATGGCGTGGTCTATGTGGCAATTGCTGGCGCCTAG